In the Vogesella sp. XCS3 genome, GGGTCTTGTCGCTATCCAGCTCGGCCAGCACCTTGTCTACCAGCGCCAGGGTTTCTGCTGTCTGCTCGCGGGCGTTGCCCTGGCCACTTTCCGGCACCTGTACGGTGTAGATCAGGCCGTTGACCACCACGGCTTCGGACATGCGTTTACCCGGCAGATGACGATAGATACTCATGGCAGCTCCTGTAGCAATAACAAGGGAAAGCGCGGATTGTAGCGCAGCCGCGCGCGCCAGCTGCAATA is a window encoding:
- a CDS encoding RidA family protein codes for the protein MSIYRHLPGKRMSEAVVVNGLIYTVQVPESGQGNAREQTAETLALVDKVLAELDSDKTRIIEATIFMPDLAEFDQMNEAWDAWVAEGHAPVRCTVGAKLAHPDWKVEIRIVAAR